One region of Microbacterium rhizosphaerae genomic DNA includes:
- a CDS encoding inositol monophosphatase family protein has product MTAASALHDLAVDIACEAGQLAHRRRTEGVRIAATKSALADIVTEADREVEDLIRARVAAERPDDGFLGEESDAAGGTSGITWVVDPIDGTVNYAYGIPSYAVSIAAVSGEPQTASWTALAAVVFNPASGELFHATKDAGAWLGGERLAVNSEPSPAGALLATGFGYDPATHAPALERLGRVMPLARDIRRIGAASLDLAFVAAGRLDGYFERGLNAWDHAAGALIVEEAGGRVGGSPGGRPGKRMTIAAGGALFDALVEHLGDDARD; this is encoded by the coding sequence ATGACCGCTGCATCCGCCCTGCACGATCTCGCCGTCGACATCGCCTGTGAAGCGGGGCAGCTCGCTCATCGCCGCCGCACCGAGGGCGTGCGCATCGCCGCGACGAAGTCCGCGCTCGCGGACATCGTCACCGAGGCCGACCGCGAGGTCGAGGACCTCATCCGGGCGCGAGTCGCCGCCGAGCGACCCGACGACGGCTTCCTCGGAGAGGAGTCCGACGCGGCAGGCGGCACCTCCGGCATCACGTGGGTCGTCGATCCGATCGACGGCACCGTCAACTACGCGTACGGCATCCCGTCCTATGCCGTGAGCATCGCCGCGGTCTCCGGCGAGCCGCAGACCGCGTCGTGGACCGCGCTCGCGGCCGTCGTCTTCAACCCCGCATCCGGCGAGCTCTTCCACGCGACGAAGGATGCGGGCGCTTGGCTCGGCGGCGAGCGCCTCGCGGTCAACTCGGAGCCGTCGCCGGCCGGGGCGCTCCTGGCGACCGGTTTCGGCTACGACCCGGCGACGCACGCGCCCGCGCTGGAGCGACTCGGGCGCGTGATGCCCCTCGCCCGCGACATCCGTCGCATCGGCGCCGCGTCGCTGGACCTCGCTTTCGTCGCCGCGGGACGCCTCGACGGGTACTTCGAGCGTGGCCTGAACGCGTGGGACCACGCGGCGGGAGCCCTCATCGTCGAGGAGGCAGGCGGCCGCGTCGGCGGCTCGCCGGGAGGTCGTCCGGGCAAGCGGATGACCATCGCCGCGGGCGGCGCGCTGTTCGACGCACTCGTCGAGCACCTCGGAGACGACGCCCGCGACTGA
- a CDS encoding peptidoglycan DD-metalloendopeptidase family protein — MTEPALTRRSRRPSAVPESAPADLSGSRAESRRRSTDAVSPRPAVVWGRAAEPVADTIVLPVAPDAMSTTASSIEEAPADAAIRTTAPIQDAALIEHTTRAETTPQASRRTRSTARTGVSSSEASADSPAPGASSRSATRRARTTALEVATVTPAVDAPARTVVRAEPAMELRQVDTTTGPALPTLGAALTGSITAVPVVDAPRRNRTRPVAGEPVATPAPIVAEAVATAEPVADPHPPTATAEPAVVAHEASVTAAPEADEHEPSITAEATVVAEPVLDETVEEPGTDPRVDEAHVDEFEAAARLFSFTGETPVQRPAESPAAESVAAESEQKPAHKAPRRKKKHTGGARRAATASFSIGVMGIVGLLAVGMTTPAEAVAASAGTANTSAFGPAGDVAINVSGTDSQDIQAYMAPTQAQPTALDRSIDYSAVTAAQAGADSGIKNVSNAYFTNDPNSPIQWPFAVGCTISWGFGPRPGEFHEGVDFTPGAGAHVQAIADGVVRVSTDNGGGYGVMIIIDHIIDGKLVSSRYGHMQYGSRQVQVGDHVHVGEYIGRTGNTGRSYGAHTHLEILLNGTTPIDPIPWLRAHVK, encoded by the coding sequence GTGACCGAGCCCGCCCTGACGCGGCGCTCGCGTCGTCCCTCCGCTGTGCCCGAGTCGGCTCCCGCGGATCTCTCGGGGTCCCGTGCGGAGTCGCGTCGCCGGTCGACGGATGCCGTGTCCCCCCGGCCCGCAGTGGTCTGGGGTCGCGCCGCAGAGCCTGTCGCCGACACGATCGTCCTCCCTGTCGCTCCCGACGCGATGTCGACGACGGCCTCCTCGATCGAGGAGGCGCCGGCCGACGCCGCGATTCGGACGACCGCTCCGATTCAGGATGCGGCGCTCATCGAGCACACGACGCGGGCGGAGACGACCCCGCAGGCCAGCCGCCGGACTCGTAGCACCGCGAGGACCGGCGTTTCTTCGTCTGAGGCCTCTGCCGACAGCCCGGCTCCCGGTGCTTCTTCCCGCTCCGCCACCCGACGTGCCCGCACCACGGCACTCGAGGTCGCAACCGTCACGCCCGCTGTCGACGCGCCTGCGCGCACGGTCGTGCGGGCCGAGCCGGCGATGGAACTGCGCCAGGTCGACACGACGACGGGTCCTGCGCTCCCGACGCTCGGGGCCGCGCTCACCGGCTCGATCACCGCCGTCCCCGTCGTCGACGCACCGAGGCGCAACCGCACGCGTCCGGTCGCCGGCGAGCCCGTCGCGACGCCCGCGCCGATCGTGGCGGAAGCCGTTGCCACCGCCGAGCCGGTCGCAGACCCGCATCCGCCGACCGCGACGGCCGAGCCCGCCGTCGTCGCACACGAGGCATCCGTCACCGCCGCGCCGGAAGCGGACGAGCACGAGCCCTCCATCACGGCCGAGGCCACCGTCGTCGCCGAGCCCGTCCTCGATGAGACTGTCGAGGAGCCTGGCACCGACCCTCGCGTCGATGAGGCGCACGTCGACGAGTTCGAGGCGGCGGCGCGACTGTTCTCCTTCACGGGTGAGACCCCGGTCCAGCGGCCGGCCGAGAGTCCGGCCGCCGAATCTGTGGCCGCCGAGTCAGAGCAGAAGCCGGCCCACAAGGCGCCACGTCGTAAGAAGAAGCACACGGGGGGCGCCCGCCGGGCCGCCACAGCATCCTTCTCGATCGGAGTCATGGGCATCGTCGGTCTGCTCGCCGTCGGCATGACCACGCCCGCCGAGGCGGTCGCCGCGTCCGCCGGAACCGCCAACACGAGCGCGTTCGGGCCCGCCGGAGACGTCGCCATCAACGTGTCGGGCACCGACAGCCAGGACATCCAGGCGTACATGGCGCCGACGCAGGCCCAGCCGACCGCACTCGACCGCTCGATCGACTACTCGGCCGTCACGGCGGCCCAGGCCGGTGCGGACTCGGGCATCAAGAACGTCTCGAACGCCTACTTCACGAACGACCCGAACTCGCCGATCCAGTGGCCCTTCGCGGTCGGCTGCACGATCAGCTGGGGCTTCGGCCCGCGACCGGGAGAGTTCCACGAGGGCGTCGATTTCACGCCCGGCGCCGGCGCGCACGTGCAGGCGATCGCCGACGGCGTCGTCCGGGTCTCCACCGACAACGGCGGCGGCTATGGCGTGATGATCATCATCGACCACATCATCGACGGCAAGCTCGTCTCGAGCCGCTACGGCCACATGCAGTACGGCTCGCGTCAGGTGCAGGTCGGCGACCACGTGCACGTCGGCGAGTACATCGGCCGCACCGGCAACACCGGCAGGTCGTACGGCGCCCACACGCACCTCGAGATCCTGCTGAACGGCACGACGCCGATCGACCCGATCCCGTGGCTGCGCGCGCACGTCAAGTGA
- a CDS encoding cupin domain-containing protein produces MQKTSLIALARHELGQARTASSGRSSKTVFGGHEHQLRQTVMALRAGESMAEHENPGEATLQVLDGRVLLKFGDVSWNGSPGDLMTIPDGRHSIDAVEDSVVLLTVVKKH; encoded by the coding sequence ATGCAGAAGACCTCACTCATCGCCCTCGCGCGGCACGAGCTCGGCCAGGCGCGGACAGCCTCGAGCGGCAGAAGCTCGAAGACCGTCTTCGGCGGCCATGAGCACCAGCTTCGGCAGACGGTGATGGCACTTCGTGCCGGCGAGAGCATGGCCGAACACGAGAACCCCGGAGAGGCAACCCTACAGGTGCTCGACGGCCGCGTGCTCCTCAAGTTCGGAGACGTGTCGTGGAACGGCTCGCCCGGAGACCTCATGACCATCCCTGACGGTCGGCACTCGATCGACGCGGTCGAAGACTCGGTCGTACTCCTCACGGTGGTCAAGAAGCACTGA